The proteins below are encoded in one region of Podarcis raffonei isolate rPodRaf1 chromosome 6, rPodRaf1.pri, whole genome shotgun sequence:
- the ZBTB41 gene encoding zinc finger and BTB domain-containing protein 41 isoform X1 encodes MKKRRKLTANLDDKKHLDHRRESSDKIPVADSVQKVTAGSAGVAAADQLEYPKELPPSTAQRKLLSSLQYNKNLLKYLNDDRQKQPSFCDLLIIVEGKEFSAHKVVVAVGSSYFHAYLSKNPSTNVVHLDHVTHSVFRHLLEFLYTSEFFVYKNEIPLVLEAAKFLDIIDAVKLLNAENVSSLQFEEASENASQVETSSDQTPQAASNHQCTLCNRNFCYKKSLENHLSRAHKASAREKEHGLKMVESSDTSTRRSLRNRKCPAKFDQNENESEDASDGNLNQASPGKRNDESNDESNNESEDSGSEYHTDEDRQEEDTTDTESEEQSEKERDEERHETGDPAGNISGGSLSTYIPVIFQNGSKKYLQCPKCNKIFDRAGKFEIHSRVHTGEKPFQCDICHQRYSTKSNLTVHRKKHNDEIVCHKKEHKCPYCNKLHATKKTLVKHLKRFHPEKVQEFLSKKKKSEGWKCDICNKSFTRRPHLEEHMILHTQDKPFKCTYCEEHFKSRFARLKHQEKFHLGPFPCDICGRQFNDTGNLKRHIECTHGGKRKWTCFICGKSVRERTTLKEHLRIHSGEKPHLCSICGQSFRHGSSYRLHLRVHHDDKRYECEECGKTFIRHDHLTKHKRIHSGEKAHQCEECGKCFGRRDHLSVHYKSVHLGEKVWQKYKATFHQCEVCKKVFKGKSSLEMHFRTHSGEKPYKCQICNQSFRIKKTLTKHMVIHSDARPFNCQYCNATFKRKDKLKYHTDHVHGGKSAEESLSPVPEEKVVSLPTQFVPDDKAFQNESKPFVEPAKVYQAETKTMLQNVSPDVCVPLTLIPVQIRETQSDLVEHTTPVSSSPHNLLSSQPPPTDYQQATDLAFLEKYTLTPQPANIVHPVRPEQILDPREQSYLGTLLGLDTAPSVQNISTNEHS; translated from the exons aaaggagaaagctcACTGCAAATTTAGATGACAAAAAACATCTTGATCATCGGAGGGAATCTTCAGATAAGATTCCTGTTGCAGATTCTGTGCAGAAAGTTACTGCTGGTTCTGCAGGAGTAGCTGCTGCAGACCAGCTTGAGTATCCTAAAGAACTCCCGCCATCAACAGCTCAAAGAAAGCTTTTGAGCTCCCTGCAGTACAACAAAAATCTACTCAAATATTTAAATGATGATCGACAGAAACAACCATCTTTTTGTGATCTGCTCATAATTGTTGAGGGAAAAGAATTTAGTGCCCACAAGGTAGTAGTTGCTGTTGGGAGTAGTTACTTTCATGCCTACTTGAGCAAAAATCCAAGTACAAATGTCGTTCACTTGGATCACGTAACTCATTCAGTTTTCCGCCATCTACTTGAATTTCTCTATACGTCAGAGTTTTTTGTGTATAAGAATGAAATCCCCTTAGTTTTAGAGGCAGCTAAGTTTTTAGATATTATCGATGCAGTCAAACTGCTGAACGCTGAAAATGTTTCCAGTTTGCAATTTGAAGAGGCGTCGGAGAATGCGTCCCAGGTAGAAACATCCAGTGATCAAACTCCCCAAGCAGCAAGCAATCACCAATGCACTCTGTGCAATCGCAACTTTTGTTACAAGAAATCCTTAGAAAATCACTTGTCCAGAGCACACAAAGCTTCTGCCCGGGAAAAAGAACATGGGCTAAAAATGGTCGAGAGCTCAGATACTTCTACCAGAAGATCACTGCGAAATCGCAAATGTCCGGCTAAGTTTGATCAAAATGAGAATGAAAGTGAAGATGCATCCGATGGCAATTTAAATCAAGCGAGTCCTGGCAAGAGGAATGATGAGTCTAATGACGAGTCTAACAATGAATCTGAAGATAGTGGAAGTGAATATCACACTGATGAAGACAGGCAAGAGGAGGACACTACTGACACTGAGTCTGAAGAGCAAAGTGAAAAAGAACGTGATGAAGAAAGACATGAGACAGGTGATCCAGCAGGAAATATTTCTGGAGGCAGTCTTTCCACATATATTCCAGTCATTTTTCAGAACGGTAGCAAAAAATACTTGCAGTGTCCTAAgtgtaataaaatatttgatcgAGCAG GGAAATTTGAGATCCATTCTCGTGTGCACACTGGCGAGAAGCCGTTTCAGTGCGATATCTGTCATCAGCGCTATTCAACCAAATCCAACTTAACTGTACACAGAAAGAAGCACAATGATGAAATTGTATGTCataaaaaggaacacaaatgTCCATACTGTAACAAACTGCACGCTACAAAAAAGACTCTAGTAAAGCACTTGAAGAG ATTCCATCCTGAAAAAGTACAGGAATTTctctccaaaaagaaaaagagtgaaGGCTGGAAATGTGAT atttgcaataaatctttcaCTCGAAGGCCTCATCTGGAAGAACACATGATTCTACACACACAGGACAAGCCCTTTAAGTGTACATATTGCGAAGAGCACTTTAAATCCCGCTTTGCAAGACTGAAGCATCAAGAAAAGTTCCATCTCG GACCTTTTCCATGTGATATTTGTGGTCGTCAGTTTAATGATACTGGCAATCTGAAGCGCCATATTGAATGTACTcatggaggaaagagaaaatggacGTGCTTTATTTGTGGGAAATCAGTCAGAGAAAG AACAACTTTGAAAGAGCACTTGAGAATCCACAGCGGAGAAAAGCCTCACTTGTGTAGTATTTGTGGGCAGAGTTTTCGTCATGGAAGTTCATACAG ACTTCATCTGCGGGTCCACCATGACGACAAGCGGTATGAATGTGAAGAATGTGGAAAGACTTTCATTCGTCACGACCATCTGACAAAACACAAAAGGATACACTCAG GTGAAAAGGCCCATCAGTGCGAAGAATGTGGAAAATGTTTTGGCCGAAGGGACCACCTCAGTGTTCATTATAAAAGCGTTCATCTTGGAGAAAAGGTGTGGCAAAA GTACAAGGCAACATTTCATCAGTGTGAAGTCTGTAAGAAAGTGTTCAAGGGGAAATCAAGTTTGGAAATGCATTTTAGGACACATTCAG GTGAAAAACCGTACAAATGTCAAATTTGCAACCAGTCTTTCAGGATTAAGAAGACGTTAACGAAACATATGGTTATTCATTCGGATGCCCGGCCCTTCAACTGTCAGTATTGCAATGCGACATTTAAACGGAAGGACAAGCTGAAATATCATACCGACCACGTGCATGGAGGAAAGTCTGCTGAAGAATCACTAAGCCCAGTGCCAGAGGAGAAAGTAGTTTCTTTGCCAACCCAGTTTGTACCTGATGACAAGGCTTTCCAAAATGAGTCTAAACCGTTTGTGGAACCAGCCAAGGTTTATCAAGCAGAAACCAAAACAATGCTACAGAATGTATCGCCAGACGTGTGTGTACCACTAACACTGATACCCGTGCAGATACGCGAAACTCAGTCCGATCTTGTAGAACATACCACCCCTGTTTCATCCTCGCCTCACAACCTTCTTTCTTCACAACCTCCTCCAACGGACTACCAGCAAGCGACAGATTTGGCGTTTCTAGAAAAATACACACTCACTCCACAGCCTGCAAACATCGTTCATCCAGTCAGACCTGAGCAAATATTGGATCCTAGAGAACAGTCTTATCTTGGAACATTGCTGGGTCTTGATACAGCTCCCTCAGTGCAGAATATTTCAACTAATGAGCATTCGTGA
- the ZBTB41 gene encoding zinc finger and BTB domain-containing protein 41 isoform X2 encodes MKKRRKLTANLDDKKHLDHRRESSDKIPVADSVQKVTAGSAGVAAADQLEYPKELPPSTAQRKLLSSLQYNKNLLKYLNDDRQKQPSFCDLLIIVEGKEFSAHKVVVAVGSSYFHAYLSKNPSTNVVHLDHVTHSVFRHLLEFLYTSEFFVYKNEIPLVLEAAKFLDIIDAVKLLNAENVSSLQFEEASENASQVETSSDQTPQAASNHQCTLCNRNFCYKKSLENHLSRAHKASAREKEHGLKMVESSDTSTRRSLRNRKCPAKFDQNENESEDASDGNLNQASPGKRNDESNDESNNESEDSGSEYHTDEDRQEEDTTDTESEEQSEKERDEERHETGKFEIHSRVHTGEKPFQCDICHQRYSTKSNLTVHRKKHNDEIVCHKKEHKCPYCNKLHATKKTLVKHLKRFHPEKVQEFLSKKKKSEGWKCDICNKSFTRRPHLEEHMILHTQDKPFKCTYCEEHFKSRFARLKHQEKFHLGPFPCDICGRQFNDTGNLKRHIECTHGGKRKWTCFICGKSVRERTTLKEHLRIHSGEKPHLCSICGQSFRHGSSYRLHLRVHHDDKRYECEECGKTFIRHDHLTKHKRIHSGEKAHQCEECGKCFGRRDHLSVHYKSVHLGEKVWQKYKATFHQCEVCKKVFKGKSSLEMHFRTHSGEKPYKCQICNQSFRIKKTLTKHMVIHSDARPFNCQYCNATFKRKDKLKYHTDHVHGGKSAEESLSPVPEEKVVSLPTQFVPDDKAFQNESKPFVEPAKVYQAETKTMLQNVSPDVCVPLTLIPVQIRETQSDLVEHTTPVSSSPHNLLSSQPPPTDYQQATDLAFLEKYTLTPQPANIVHPVRPEQILDPREQSYLGTLLGLDTAPSVQNISTNEHS; translated from the exons aaaggagaaagctcACTGCAAATTTAGATGACAAAAAACATCTTGATCATCGGAGGGAATCTTCAGATAAGATTCCTGTTGCAGATTCTGTGCAGAAAGTTACTGCTGGTTCTGCAGGAGTAGCTGCTGCAGACCAGCTTGAGTATCCTAAAGAACTCCCGCCATCAACAGCTCAAAGAAAGCTTTTGAGCTCCCTGCAGTACAACAAAAATCTACTCAAATATTTAAATGATGATCGACAGAAACAACCATCTTTTTGTGATCTGCTCATAATTGTTGAGGGAAAAGAATTTAGTGCCCACAAGGTAGTAGTTGCTGTTGGGAGTAGTTACTTTCATGCCTACTTGAGCAAAAATCCAAGTACAAATGTCGTTCACTTGGATCACGTAACTCATTCAGTTTTCCGCCATCTACTTGAATTTCTCTATACGTCAGAGTTTTTTGTGTATAAGAATGAAATCCCCTTAGTTTTAGAGGCAGCTAAGTTTTTAGATATTATCGATGCAGTCAAACTGCTGAACGCTGAAAATGTTTCCAGTTTGCAATTTGAAGAGGCGTCGGAGAATGCGTCCCAGGTAGAAACATCCAGTGATCAAACTCCCCAAGCAGCAAGCAATCACCAATGCACTCTGTGCAATCGCAACTTTTGTTACAAGAAATCCTTAGAAAATCACTTGTCCAGAGCACACAAAGCTTCTGCCCGGGAAAAAGAACATGGGCTAAAAATGGTCGAGAGCTCAGATACTTCTACCAGAAGATCACTGCGAAATCGCAAATGTCCGGCTAAGTTTGATCAAAATGAGAATGAAAGTGAAGATGCATCCGATGGCAATTTAAATCAAGCGAGTCCTGGCAAGAGGAATGATGAGTCTAATGACGAGTCTAACAATGAATCTGAAGATAGTGGAAGTGAATATCACACTGATGAAGACAGGCAAGAGGAGGACACTACTGACACTGAGTCTGAAGAGCAAAGTGAAAAAGAACGTGATGAAGAAAGACATGAGACAG GGAAATTTGAGATCCATTCTCGTGTGCACACTGGCGAGAAGCCGTTTCAGTGCGATATCTGTCATCAGCGCTATTCAACCAAATCCAACTTAACTGTACACAGAAAGAAGCACAATGATGAAATTGTATGTCataaaaaggaacacaaatgTCCATACTGTAACAAACTGCACGCTACAAAAAAGACTCTAGTAAAGCACTTGAAGAG ATTCCATCCTGAAAAAGTACAGGAATTTctctccaaaaagaaaaagagtgaaGGCTGGAAATGTGAT atttgcaataaatctttcaCTCGAAGGCCTCATCTGGAAGAACACATGATTCTACACACACAGGACAAGCCCTTTAAGTGTACATATTGCGAAGAGCACTTTAAATCCCGCTTTGCAAGACTGAAGCATCAAGAAAAGTTCCATCTCG GACCTTTTCCATGTGATATTTGTGGTCGTCAGTTTAATGATACTGGCAATCTGAAGCGCCATATTGAATGTACTcatggaggaaagagaaaatggacGTGCTTTATTTGTGGGAAATCAGTCAGAGAAAG AACAACTTTGAAAGAGCACTTGAGAATCCACAGCGGAGAAAAGCCTCACTTGTGTAGTATTTGTGGGCAGAGTTTTCGTCATGGAAGTTCATACAG ACTTCATCTGCGGGTCCACCATGACGACAAGCGGTATGAATGTGAAGAATGTGGAAAGACTTTCATTCGTCACGACCATCTGACAAAACACAAAAGGATACACTCAG GTGAAAAGGCCCATCAGTGCGAAGAATGTGGAAAATGTTTTGGCCGAAGGGACCACCTCAGTGTTCATTATAAAAGCGTTCATCTTGGAGAAAAGGTGTGGCAAAA GTACAAGGCAACATTTCATCAGTGTGAAGTCTGTAAGAAAGTGTTCAAGGGGAAATCAAGTTTGGAAATGCATTTTAGGACACATTCAG GTGAAAAACCGTACAAATGTCAAATTTGCAACCAGTCTTTCAGGATTAAGAAGACGTTAACGAAACATATGGTTATTCATTCGGATGCCCGGCCCTTCAACTGTCAGTATTGCAATGCGACATTTAAACGGAAGGACAAGCTGAAATATCATACCGACCACGTGCATGGAGGAAAGTCTGCTGAAGAATCACTAAGCCCAGTGCCAGAGGAGAAAGTAGTTTCTTTGCCAACCCAGTTTGTACCTGATGACAAGGCTTTCCAAAATGAGTCTAAACCGTTTGTGGAACCAGCCAAGGTTTATCAAGCAGAAACCAAAACAATGCTACAGAATGTATCGCCAGACGTGTGTGTACCACTAACACTGATACCCGTGCAGATACGCGAAACTCAGTCCGATCTTGTAGAACATACCACCCCTGTTTCATCCTCGCCTCACAACCTTCTTTCTTCACAACCTCCTCCAACGGACTACCAGCAAGCGACAGATTTGGCGTTTCTAGAAAAATACACACTCACTCCACAGCCTGCAAACATCGTTCATCCAGTCAGACCTGAGCAAATATTGGATCCTAGAGAACAGTCTTATCTTGGAACATTGCTGGGTCTTGATACAGCTCCCTCAGTGCAGAATATTTCAACTAATGAGCATTCGTGA